The stretch of DNA GGCAAATCGAGGCAAAACTAAGGACCCTATTAACCACGAGAGCAAAATGTAATCTGATATAACTTCGCAAAAACTGTAACTCATTACGAAAAAAACGATCTATCCTCCGCTGCCCTGCTTCCAGGGCAGTTGTTCAGAGGTTCCTAAAGAGATAATCCGCCATACTGGTCAGCTTTTCGCGGTAACGTTAACATTGACAAAGATCTCTTGCCGAGTTGATACTACACGTAATTTGATTTTTTAGTGTCTGGGCGGTCACCGGAATCGGCCAACCACTAATTGTCTGCAACGACGGCGGTTCGCTTAATAGTTAGGTGCACTTTGTGTTATCCGTCGTACTGTCGATCTTGAAATGGTTCTGGACTCTGGTCGGGATCATAGTCATATTTTTTATTTCTACGCAGATATACGGTCTATTCTGGGGCGGCGCGTACTTTTTCGACAGGTCCGAATTAAAGGCTGTTGCGGCGGCATGCGAAGAAGTCAACCTAAACGCAAAATTTGATGAGGTGGTCCAAATAGCAAAAAGAAGGGGCTTAAGTCTAAAAAGGACTCAGTGGTATTTTGAATTTGGTGATGAACCTTGTTTTTGCAGACTCGAATATGTTGGCGATGTTGTTGCCAGAAAGTACAAGCCATTTTGTGAAATACAATAGGCGTACACCTAACCAGGTGAAGCAACCGACGTTTAACCCAGCGGCGCTGTTGCTTTCGCAATCAGCTTGCCGCATAAAACGCGGCTGCTCACGGCGTTTAGGCGCCATCACGCGCGGTGTACCATGTTCGATGTTGGAGATCTCACACGGAACACAGTGCTCAACGTCTGCTTCTTCGGCATTGCGTTGTTGACCATCGCCGCACTCATCCCTTGATGAGCCATCGGTGCTATCAAGGCAAGCAAGCTTGCCCGGTGGATCGCTCTCCCAGTCTTGGTTCTAGCGTTCGCCTACGAATCCGTCATGCCTTCGCGGTTCAATATCCGCGTCGACCTGTTCCTCCTGATCCCCATTTACATACTGGTTGTTGTATCGTCCCTTGTTCGCTGGTGGCGCTCATGTGGCGCCTAACCCTTCGCTGCAGCAGACCTACTCCTGCCTTCGGCCTCCGCAGGCGGCTGAGATCAAACGTTGACGCACAGAAATTTTAAAAAAGTATCAACATTCCATGAGGAGCGAACCGTAACAAGATCAGTCGAAGATCGAACTACTTCCACTCCAAAAACTCCAACCGCACGCCTTCCGGCCCTTCGAAGAAACAGACTCGGCGCCCATCGGGCAACACGCGCTCTTCTAAAATCTTCACCCCCGCGGCTTTGATCTTGTTCACCTCGCCGTCGAAGTTGTCGGTGTCGATGGCGACATGCTCGAGGCCCATGAATTGATCTAACTGCTGATCGTCGAGGAACTGCGTGATGTTGAGCTCGACGCCGTGCAGATCGAGACGAAAGTTTTTGCTGCCGTCGGGCCGGGTTGCTTCCTTGACGACTTTGGCGCCGGTGTATTCGACGTAGAAGTCGGCGGTCTTTTTTGGGTCCGGGGTTTTGAGATGGAGATGGTTGATGCGAAATGCCATGGCGGCCTCCTTGGGGATCGATGAGATGCGCAATTCTTACTCTGGCTGCATGGCGCAATGCAATCACGCCAGCTGAAAGGGCGACCGGCCGGTCGCCCCTACCTCGGACTTCGCGGCTACAGCATTACCGAAAGAAAGCATCAGTTTCGCCGCGAGCCGATCTGATGTAAGTTAGCGCAACTCGCACGCACCATCGCACTTCATGAAAGCCCAGCTATTCGCGTTACTCACCGCCCTCGCCTTCGCCGGCTCCAACGTTTCGGTCAAGCGCGGTTTCGCTTTCTCGACACCGCTGACGGCAACTTTCGTATCGTTGGCGATTCATAGCGTCGTTCTGTGGATTGCGGTCTTCTTGACTGGTGGCATTCCACCCGTCGCCACCGGCGCTGTCATCGCCATCGCGCTCACCGGTCTACTCCAACCTGGTATTCGTCACTTCCACTACACTGGCATTCACAAGATCGGCACTTCCCGCGCGGTCACGCTGCGCAACTCTTATCCGTTTCTCACGGTCATCGCCGGCATCGTCTTTCTCGGCGAGCCATTAACACTCATGGGCATGGCCGGCACGCTACTGGTGGTCGGCGGCATCGTCCTGACCTCCTGGCGCATGGATCGCAACACGCCGTCGTTCCGCTGGGTTTATCTCTTCTACCCCATCGCCACCGTGCTGCTGACGACCATCGTCCATCCGCTGCGCCGCTACGCGCTGCTGCAGTCGCACGAACCGTTGTTGCTGGCGGCCATGGTTGGCCCCATCGCGCTCTTGTCCTTCGCCGCGTTTTACGCGTCGCCGGCTTGCGAAGACAAATTGGTCTGGGATCGCCGTGCCCTTTGGCCGCTGGTGCTGTCGGGAATATTTGAAACCCTCGCCGTGCTGTTCATGCTGGTGGCGTTTTCCTCGGGGCCGGTCTACATCGTCTCGCCGATCGCGGCCACCGTGCCGATCTGGACCATGCTGATCGGCGCAATCTTTTTACGCGAGGTCGAGCAGATCAATCTAGCGACGATCGTCGGCACGATCTTGGTCGTGGCCGGTGTAATCGTAATCTCCGTAGTGCAGTAGCCGTCGTGCTCGTGGCTCGTGATCGTGCTCGTTGTCCGGATCAAAGACGAACACGAACCACGAACACGATCACGGCCGTCCCCACTCCTTGAGAATCACCCGCGCGATGTTGCCGCCTCGGATCGCCACCAACTTCTCCCCAGTCGCCGCCGTCGCCGCTCGCGGCGAGCCGAAATATCCGCGGCCATCGCTGAGACTGCCGTAGTCTTTCGTCTCGTTGCGAAACGCTTCGACATCGTAGTCGAAGTTAG from Deltaproteobacteria bacterium encodes:
- a CDS encoding VOC family protein, with protein sequence MAFRINHLHLKTPDPKKTADFYVEYTGAKVVKEATRPDGSKNFRLDLHGVELNITQFLDDQQLDQFMGLEHVAIDTDNFDGEVNKIKAAGVKILEERVLPDGRRVCFFEGPEGVRLEFLEWK
- a CDS encoding DMT family transporter, with the translated sequence MKAQLFALLTALAFAGSNVSVKRGFAFSTPLTATFVSLAIHSVVLWIAVFLTGGIPPVATGAVIAIALTGLLQPGIRHFHYTGIHKIGTSRAVTLRNSYPFLTVIAGIVFLGEPLTLMGMAGTLLVVGGIVLTSWRMDRNTPSFRWVYLFYPIATVLLTTIVHPLRRYALLQSHEPLLLAAMVGPIALLSFAAFYASPACEDKLVWDRRALWPLVLSGIFETLAVLFMLVAFSSGPVYIVSPIAATVPIWTMLIGAIFLREVEQINLATIVGTILVVAGVIVISVVQ